The Deltaproteobacteria bacterium nucleotide sequence ATTTTTATCGCCATCTCCCAGTCATTCATCAACAGCGGGTTCTCCCAGGCCCTGATTCGCAAGCAGGACTGCACCCAGCAGGACTATTCCACCGTTTTCTTCTTCAACATCGCCGTCGGCGTTTTTTTCTACCTCCTGCTTTTCGCCGCCGCCGGCGCCATCGGCCATTTTTTCAACGAACCCATGTTGAAGCAACTGATACGGGTACTCGGCCTGTCCCTGATCATCAACGCCTTCGCATTAATTCAGACCACCCTGCGCACCAAACGCATCGATTTTCGGCTGCAGACGAAAATATCCCTTGTCGCGGCGGTCCTTTCCGGCCTCATCGGCATCGTCATGGCCTATACGGGCTACGGCGTCTGGAGTCTCGTGGCAAGAATCACCCTGGGATTCTTTTTCTCATCCCTCCTGTTGTGGTACTGGAACAAATGGCGGCCCTCCCTGGTTTTCAGCATGGTCTCCTTCAGAACACTGTTCGCCTTCGGCGGCAACCTCCTCATCAGCGGCCTCCTCGACACCCTCTACCGCAACATCTACTACGTGATCATCGGTAAATACTTCAGCGCCGCCGAGCTGGGCCATTACACCCGGGCCGAACAGTTTAAGTCCCTCCCTTCGTCCTACCTGCAGTCCGTCATCGGCCGGGTGAGCTACCCGGTTCTATCGAGCATCCAGGACGATCCGCCCCGCCTGAAGGAAGCGTATAAGAGAATCATCCGCAGTTCCATGCTCATCACATTCGTCTTGATGCTGGGCCTGGCCGCCGTCGCCAAACCCACGGTCTTCGCCCTGATCGGCCCCAAGTGGGAACCCTGCGTCATCTACCTGCAACTGCTTTGCTTTGTCGGCATGACTTACCCCCTGCACGCCATCAACCTGAACATGCTTTATGTGCAAGGCAGAAGTGATCTTGCCGTGATCATTGAAGTAATTAAAAAAGTGTTGGCCGTACCCGTCATAATCGTCGCTATCTTTTTTGGAATCAAAGCAATGCTTCTGGGGATGATACTGCTTTCCTTCATTGCTTATTATCTCAACAGCTACTGGTCGGGACGCTTAATAAACTATTCCTGGATTGAGCAGATAAAAGATGTTACTCCCTCTTTCATTATTGCCGCCGTAATGAGCGCCATCGTATTTATCGAAGGCATGTTTTTTAGGCTGCCGCCATTACCCATGCTGCTTATTCAGGTGGTAACCGGTGCACTGATAACCTTCAGTATATGTGAGGGATTGCGTTATAAGGATTATCTCTATCTTAAAGATATCATTAAACAAAATTTTCAGAACAAAGGCAAATCCCATGAATTCGATCAGGAAACGCCTAAACAAAAATTTCTATTTTAAGAAGGCAAGCGAAGCACTTAAAGTCATTAGATATTCTATAAATGCCAAATATTATTGTCCCGTCTGTAATAGAAAAATTAACCGTTTTCTTCCTTTACACAAATTTTACTCCAACAATGCCAAGAAATATGGCTATCCCTATAGCGGGCGAGCAGAAACTCTGAATTACCAAAGTTATTCATGCCCAATTTGCAGGGCAGCCGACCGGGACCGGTTATATGCATTATATGTTCAAAACTATTTTACGAGCATAAAGAAGGACAAGCAGATCAGTATAATAGACATTGCTCCATCCGCTCCCCTATCCGGCTACATCCGAAAAATCATTTCCGAGTCGAAACACAGCGTGTCTTACAGAACAGCGGACATAGCAAAAGAAGATGTTGATGATAAAATCGATATCACAGATATGCCGTGCTACGACAACAATCAGTTTGATTTTTTCATCTGTTCTCACGTGCTGGAGCATGTATATGACGATAACAGGGCACTGTCGGAATTGTATCGCATTTTAAAACCGGGAGGCTCCGGCATCCTTATGGTCCCCATCTGTCTTGCCATTGAAAAAATCGATGAAGATCCCTCTATAACAGACGAAGCTGAGAGATGGCGACGCTTCGGTCAGAATGATCACGTACGCCTCTATTCCAAAAATGGTTTTATAGAAAGGGTCGGCAAGGCTGGTTTTGTTTTGCATCAATATGGGAAAGAATATTTCGGGGGAAAAACGTTTATGGAATGCGGGATAACCGATCAGAGCGTTTTATATGTCGCTGAAAAATCTGTACTTGAGCATGAACCCAATAAGAAAAGGTAGTAAGATTCCTCACGTGCCTTCGGTGGTTCGGAAACATAATAGGACATAACAAGAAAAGGTATGTCATTTTGACCATCCCTCGTGTCATTTCGAGGAGCGCCACCCATGTCATTTCGAGGAGCGAAGCGACGAGAAATCTTGTCCTTCACACCGCCCCAAGGCGTTACGTTTAAGACTTCTCACATTCGTTCGAAGTGACAGAAAGGAATGTTCGAAGTGACATGAAGAGATGCTTGAAGTGACAAGGC carries:
- a CDS encoding lipopolysaccharide biosynthesis protein, whose protein sequence is MSLKQKTISGLTWSFIDSFANQGVSFIVGIILARLLTPQEFGLIGMLTIFIAISQSFINSGFSQALIRKQDCTQQDYSTVFFFNIAVGVFFYLLLFAAAGAIGHFFNEPMLKQLIRVLGLSLIINAFALIQTTLRTKRIDFRLQTKISLVAAVLSGLIGIVMAYTGYGVWSLVARITLGFFFSSLLLWYWNKWRPSLVFSMVSFRTLFAFGGNLLISGLLDTLYRNIYYVIIGKYFSAAELGHYTRAEQFKSLPSSYLQSVIGRVSYPVLSSIQDDPPRLKEAYKRIIRSSMLITFVLMLGLAAVAKPTVFALIGPKWEPCVIYLQLLCFVGMTYPLHAINLNMLYVQGRSDLAVIIEVIKKVLAVPVIIVAIFFGIKAMLLGMILLSFIAYYLNSYWSGRLINYSWIEQIKDVTPSFIIAAVMSAIVFIEGMFFRLPPLPMLLIQVVTGALITFSICEGLRYKDYLYLKDIIKQNFQNKGKSHEFDQETPKQKFLF
- a CDS encoding methyltransferase domain-containing protein, which codes for MNSIRKRLNKNFYFKKASEALKVIRYSINAKYYCPVCNRKINRFLPLHKFYSNNAKKYGYPYSGRAETLNYQSYSCPICRAADRDRLYALYVQNYFTSIKKDKQISIIDIAPSAPLSGYIRKIISESKHSVSYRTADIAKEDVDDKIDITDMPCYDNNQFDFFICSHVLEHVYDDNRALSELYRILKPGGSGILMVPICLAIEKIDEDPSITDEAERWRRFGQNDHVRLYSKNGFIERVGKAGFVLHQYGKEYFGGKTFMECGITDQSVLYVAEKSVLEHEPNKKR